The Arachis duranensis cultivar V14167 chromosome 2, aradu.V14167.gnm2.J7QH, whole genome shotgun sequence genome has a window encoding:
- the LOC110278279 gene encoding probable disease resistance protein At4g27220, whose translation MKTSEVKRRRLGEELFQLARSGLRERRNLHDGVAQSSAVCTAMSLEATAAVVGGSATPLREDKNRGEAIQFKWERGMQFCVVYGWRYTPIRKSRRMANLPTKPLEKVINLLGEASIRQLDYIVNCEGHVKELKELTETLESRRQTVNERVQVAKDNAEEITPAVEDWLKKVAEKKEESKEFEDDETLKSKTSCFGGGCSSGALPFLWRRRQLGRKAKKILAPAIKQLNNETPDGANISYRQAPMFEDCNSSGGGYLEFESRKGIIEKVMERLKDSKVRMVGLHGPSGVGKTSLVEQIRKQAKDSILFDKVAMATIKEEPDLQKVQQDIADGLGLTFGNEGENGRASLLRKRLKQGNTLVILDDLWEELDLNKIGIPFDEDDVSSHVMHQERPEEEEQITSENSSSTTKGCKLFVISRSKEVLQNKMNVEEKSIVLVPELDMEETLRLFKKVVGMSNKNPNFNSEALHKYCAGLPMAVILVGKSLKNKSDSEWEGELERIKNQQESNEVQKYMEKYVRMGYDHLASEELKSTFLVCAQMGHQSLISDLVKYCYGLGILKDVHTLRDARKSISKSIKKLKDSGLLDSNSGDHFNMHDIIRDAALSMACKNQNVFILRNKTLDVWPDKKELESCIGIHLHKSHIMVELPEVLNCPQLKFFHIDSDDSSLEIPDRFFERMEELRVLVLSGIHIPSLPSSIKCLPNLRMLCLENCTLGNLSIINKLKNLRILSLSGSRIENWSTELEGLCRLQLLDISDCSISRFTRPLSLSRLISLEELHIKNSLTKIEVEGEVNQSQISVLSELKYLHQLNTIDVCIPSVEDLLTDLFFHELNDYKIVIGDIETISIGDFKMPNKYEASRSLALQLKPGMDIHSLKGIKLLFKGVENLLLGDLCGVQDAFYELNLDGFPCLKNLSIVNNNAIKYIVNSMELSQPQDAFCSLEFLNLFNLMNIEKICCSPVTNSSFSRLKTIKVKMCPQLKSIFFFYIVKVLTSLETIDVSECNSLQVIVGEEGEGSNNKVELQELRSLTLQKLPSFVNFYNKVRQARITNGIEIVPVEDEQSVATSFPLFDETVDIPKLEILNLFSIKIHMIWNSQPSNDRCPVMEKLFITERNKNEYPTVCIFPELEEIQLSKMEKLKDIWPHEDEVSADSFPRLTSIEQCVANFYSQGSWKTTKLFNSLMS comes from the exons GATGGAGATATACTCCTATTAGGAAATCCAGAAGAATGGCAAACCTTCCGACTAAACCGTTAGAGAAAGTTATTAACTTACTCGGGGAAGCGAGTATTCGCCAGCTTGATTATATTGTCAACTGTGAAGGCCATGTTAAGGAATTAAAAGAACTCACTGAGACTCTTGAAAGTAGGAGGCAAACGGTGAATGAGCGAGTTCAAGTTGCAAAAGACAATGCAGAAGAAATCACACCTGCTGTTGAAGATTGGCTTAAGAAGGTGGcggaaaagaaggaagaaagtaAGGAGTTTGAAGATGATGAAACCCTCAAATCCAAGACAAGTTGCTTTGGCGGGGGGTGCTCTAGCGGGGCTCTCCCTTTTTTGTGGCGCAGGCGTCAACTTGgcaggaaagcaaagaagataTTGGCACCGGCAATCAAGCAGCTGAATAATGAAACTCCTGATGGTGCAAATATCTCTTATCGACAAGCTCCAATGTTTGAGGATTGCAATTCATCTGGCGGTGGCTATCTCgaatttgaatcaaggaaggGTATAATTGAGAAGGTCATGGAGCGATTAAAAGATTCCAAGGTAAGAATGGTTGGACTACATGGGCCTAGTGGCGTGGGCAAGACCTCTCTGGTAGAACAAATTCGAAAACAAGCTAAGGACAGCATATTGTTCGACAAGGTAGCCATGGCAACCATAAAAGAAGAACCAGACCTTCAAAAGGTTCAACAAGATATTGCGGACGGTTTAGGATTGACCTTTGGAAATGAAGGTGAGAATGGGAGAGCATCTCTTTTGAGAAAGAGGTTGAAGCAGGGGAATACCCTTGTGATCCTGGATGACCTTTGGGAAGAATTGGACCTGAATAAGATTGGAATTCCATTTGATGAAGATGATGTTTCAAGCCACGTGATGCACCAAGAAAGACCAGAGGAGGAAGAGCAAATAACAAGTGAAAATTCTTCTAGCACCACCAAGGGATGCAAACTTTTTGTCATTTCAAGATCTAAAGAAGTGttgcaaaataaaatgaatgtcGAAGAAAAATCAATCGTCCTTGTCCCCGAGTTAGACATGGAAGAAACTTTGAGATTGTTCAAGAAAGTGGTTGGAATGTCGAATAAAAATCCTAACTTCAATAGCGAAGCTCTTCACAAGTACTGTGCAGGATTGCCAATGGCAGTTATTCTAGTCGGGAAGTCATTAAAGAACAAGAGCGATTCAGAGTGGGAAGGCGAActagaaagaataaaaaaccaacaagaatcaaatGAAGTGCAAAAGTACATGGAGAAATACGTGAGGATGGGCTATGATCATCTAGCAAGCGAGGAGCTCAAGTCCACTTTCCTTGTGTGTGCTCAAATGGGTCATCAATCATTAATTTCTGACTTGGTGAAGTACTGCTATGGTTTGGGCATACTTAAAGATGTTCATACTCTGAGAGATGCCCGCAAGAGCATATCGAAGTCAATCAAGAAGCTAAAAGATTCAGGCTTGTTGGATAGTAATTCCGGTGATCATTTCAATATGCATGATATAATTCGAGATGCTGCTCTGTCTATGGCGTGCAAGAATCAGAATGTGTTTATCCTGAGAAATAAAACGTTGGATGTCTGGCCTGAcaagaaagaacttgagagctGCATTGGAATTCATCTACACAAGAGCCATATCATGGTTGAACTCCCAGAAGTTTTGAATTGTcctcaactcaaattttttcatATTGACAGTGATGATTCAAGTTTAGAAATACCAGACAGGTTTTTTGAAAGAATGGAAGAACTCAGAGTATTAGTATTATCTGGAATTCATATACCAAGTCTGCCGTCTTCAATTAAATGCTTACCAAACCTCAGAATGCTTTGTCTGGAGAACTGCACTCTTGGTAACTTgtcaattataaataaattgaaaaatttaagAATTCTTAGCCTATCAGGTTCTAGAATTGAAAATTGGTCAACAGAGTTGGAGGGCTTATGCAGATTACAATTGCTAGACATTAGCGATTGTTCAATAAGCAGATTCACTCGACCTCTTTCTCTATCGAGGCTCATTAGTTTGGAGGAATTGCATATAAAAAATAGCTTGACCAAAATTGAGGTGGAGGGAGAAGTAAATCAGAGTCAAATTTCAGTTCTTTCTGAGCTGAAATATTTGCATCAATTGAATACTATAGATGTATGCATCCCTAGTGTTGAAGATTTACTAACAGACTTGTTCTTTCACGAGTTGAATGATTATAAGATTGTGATTGGAGACATTGAGACAATTTCAATTGGGGATTTTAAGATGCCCAATAAATATGAAGCTTCCAGATCTTTGGCACTGCAGCTAAAACCTGGCATGGATATTCACTCCCTCAAAGGAATCAAATTGCTATTCAAAGGAGTGGAGAATTTGCTGTTGGGAGATCTCTGTGGAGTTCAAGATGCATTTTATGAGTTGAATCTGGATGGATTTCCATGTTTGAAAAACTTGTCGATCGTAAATAACAATGCCATTAAATATATTGTGAACTCAATGGAGTTGTCACAACCTCAAGACGCCTTTTGTAGTTTAGAGTTTCTCAACCTTTTCAACCTAATGAACATTGAGAAGATATGTTGCAGTCCTGTAACAAATTCCTCATTTTCTAGACTAAAGACCATCAAAGTGAAGATGTGCCCCCAATTGAAGAGCATATTCTTCTTTTACATTGTTAAAGTTCTTACTAGTCTGGAAACAATTGATGTCTCTGAATGTAATTCTCTACAAGTAATTGTTGGTGAGGAAGGAGAAGGATCCAACAATAAGGTTGAGCTTCAAGAGTTACGCTCTTTGACACTACAAAAGTTACCATCATTTGTCAATTTTTACAACAAAGTGCGGCAAGCAAGAATCACTAATGGCATAGAAATTGTTCCAGTAGAGGATGAGCAAAGTGTGGCAACTTCCTTTCCTCTATTTGATGAAACT GTAGATATTCCAAAGTTAGAGATCTTGAATTTGTTCTCAATCAAGATCCACATGATATGGAACAGTCAACCTTCAAATGATCG GTGTCCAGTAATGGAGAAATTATTCATCACTGAAAGAAATAAGAATGAGTATCCAACG GTTTGTATTTTTCCTGAGTTGGAGGAAATCCAGTTGAGTAAAATGGAGAAGTTAAAAGACATATGGCCTCATGAAGACGAAGTCAGTGCAGATTCATTTCCTAGACTCACTTCT ATTGAGCAATGTGTTGCCAACTTCTATAGCCAAGGATCTTGGAAAACTACAAAGCTTTTCAATAGCCTCATGTCGTAG